GACCCTCCCGCGCATAGGTTATGAGCAGCTTGTGGATGGCCTTGGCATCGTGAATTCCGGCTCTGCGGATCATGGTATTTCCCCTTGGGCAATGGTGCGACCGGAGAGGTCGATCAGTTCGCGGGCGTGTTCCAGGGTGCGCTCGGTGACGCGGGCACCGCCGAGCATCCTGGCCATCTCCCGGGTCCGCTCCTCCCCCGACAGCAGGGTCAGAGCAGTGATGGTGCGCCCATCTTCCTCCCGCTTCTCCACCCGGTAATGCCTATCGGCAAAGGCAGCCACCTGGGGAAGATGGGTAATGCAGAGGACCTGCCGGCCGGAGGCCACGTCGCGCAATTTCTCACCTACGGCTGTGGCGGCGACGCCGCCGATGCCGGCATCGACTTCGTCAAAGATCAGAGTCGAAACAGTATCGCCTTCCGGAGCGGCCCGCTTGAGGGCCAGCATGATACGTGACAATTCGCCCCCCGAAGCGATTCGGGCAAGTGGCTTGGGCTCTTCGCCCGGATTGGGAGCGAGAAAGAATTCGCCCTGTTCGAGACCGCGGGAGCCCGGTTCGGAAAGGGGTGTGAGACGCACCTCGAAGCGGGCTCTTGGCATGGCCAGATCCTTGAGCTCCGCTTCCACCCTGCGGCACAGTTCCCCTCCCCCTTCCCGGCGCAGGCGGGAGAGGACGGTTCCGCTCTCGACCAGTTTCGCCCGTACCTCCTCTAATTTTTTCCGCACCCCGGTTCTGGCGGCATCGAGATCGCTGAGATCCTCGATCTCCCGGTCGATGGAACTCTGGTATTCGATGATTCCTTCCAGGGTCGGGGCGTATTTGCGCTTCAATCGGGCAAGCAGAGCCAGCCGCTCCTCCACCTCGTTCTGGCGCCCCGGTTCGAAAGCGAGCCTGCCGGCGTAATCCCGCAGCTGCATCGCCACATCCTCCAGGGCATACAGAGAGCTGCGGGTCGTCTCGGCCAGCTGTCCCAGCAGAGGCTCGACGGCAGCCACCCCCTCCAGACCGGCGGCGACAGCCTCCACGCGTTCGTTGACCGCGCCCTCCTCCCCGTAGAGGATGTCATACCCTCCCCGGGCGGCGGCGGCGAGACGTTCGACATTCTGAAGTCGCAGGCGCTCGGCCGTCAGTTCCTCATCTTCGCCGGACCGCAGAGCAGACTCAGCGATCTCCCGGCTCTGATAGGTCAGCAGGTCAAGGCGCTGCTGCCGCTCACGTTCGGCCTCTTCCAACTGCTTCAGCCTCTCTGTCAGCTGCCTGGCTTCCCGGTAATGCCTCCGATAGGTCTCGAGAACCTCTTCCAGACCCGCAAATCGGTCCAGAAGGAACAGGTGGGTATCGGGCCGCTGGAGACTCTGATGCTCGTGCTGCCCATAGATGTTCATCAGCCTGCCGGCCCAGCCCTGGAGCTGAGCAAGGGTAGCCAGAGAACCATTGAGATAGATGCGGTTTTTTCCCGAACGGCTGACCACCCTCTTGATTACCATCTCGTCACCCTCTTCGAACCCGGCCTCCGCCAGTTCCCGGCGCAGCCCGGACTGATGAGAGATGTCCAACAGCGCCTCGACGGTCGCTGTCTCCTCGCCGGTCCGGATGAGGTCCGGCCGGGCCCGGTCTCCGAGAAGAAGCCCCACGGCATCGATGATGATCGATTTCCCCGCGCCCGTTTCCCCGGTCAGGATGTTGAATCCCGAGCCGAACGTGACATGAAGCCGGTCGATGATGGCGAAATTGGTGATGATGAGATCGGTCAGCATAAAATCCTAGCTGTAGGCTGAAAGCAAGCTGTAAACTGCAAGCTGTCTGTCTTCCGGCCCTATCTCTCGCCCCACCGGAGCTTGGTGCGCAGCACCTGAAAGTAGTCCTTGAAAGGACTTCTGACAAGTTGTGTGCTGTTTTCGGACTTGCGGACCTCCACCACGTCTCCCCCATGCAGAGGCATCCCCACCTGACCGTCGGCGGTAAAGACCACGTCTTCATCCTGGAATTTGACCTCGATCCGGATGACCGCTCCGCCGGAGACGATGATGGGGCGATGGGTCAGAGTATGGGGACAGATGGGGGAAATCACGAGGCACTGAAGACCGGGATAGATGATGGGGCCGCCGGCGGCCAGGTTATACGCCGTCGATCCGGTGGGAGAGGCGATGATTAGACCGTCGGCCTTGAACGTCGTCAGATAATTCTCGTCCACCCAGGCTTCCATGTCGATGATCCGGGCGAGGGCCCCCTTGTTGATCACCACGTCATTGAGCACCTGATAGCGGTTGATTTCCTCCCCCCCTCGCCGGACAATCGCCTCGAGCATCATCCGGCTGGTTGTGGTGAATTCTCTCCGCACCACCTGTTCGAGCACGGGGTAGAGCTCATCCAGGGTGACCTCGGTAAGAAAACCGAGGCTGCCGAGATTGACCCCCAGGATCGGGGTTTTCAGATTTCCGACCTGTCGGGCAACGGAAATCAGAGTTCCGTCGCCTCCGAGCACGATGATCAGATCGACCATGGCCGGAATCGACTTGCCGGGATATCCCCGGACCCCTTCCATGTTAGCGGCCAGATCCGCTTCGGGAAAGACCTCCATCCCTTTCGACTCCAGCCAGGAGGTAATTTCACCGGCCAGGGCGATCGCATCCGGGTGGTTCTTTTTGGCATAAATGCCGATACGTTTCATAAGAACCCTCTTTGATGCTTTCGCAAGAAAGCAAAATAGCAGATGGCTAAGGAAAAAGCGCCAAATGCAAGGCGCGCGATTGTCGAGCAATGAGAAGTACTTACGTACGTCGAAGCAGCGAGAGCAATTGCAGCAACGCAGCAGTTGGTGAGTTTTTGCGACGCCATCCTCTTTCATTGCAGGCAATGCGCAGAATGGTAGCATAGCGTCGCTTCAAAGTCCATGGTCTTCGGACACTTACGCAGCAGTCGCGGCTTGTCGCCGCGGACGAGGTGTGCTAAAGTCTTCCGGCACCAGGAGGGTGTCATGGATAGTCCGACACCCTCCTACCTTGCGGAGAAGATGCAATTCATGGACCTTTTCGAACAGAGCTCGTCCCCCCGGGAAGACGCCCCCCTCGCGGAACGCATGAGACCGCGCACCCTCGATGAGGTCGTCGGCCAGCGACATCTCCTCGGAGAGGGGAAGCTGCTGCGCCGCCTCATCGAGACCGATCAGCTCTCCTCGGTCATCTTCTGGGGGCCGCCCGGAACGGGCAAGACGACCCTGGCGCAGGTCATCGCCGCCTCGACCCGAAGCCGCTTCGTTTCCTTCTCGGCGGTCATGCAGGGGGTCAAGGAGATCCGCGAGATGGTCGCCAAGGCCCGGGAAGAGAGAGCCTTCCATGGCCGCAAGACCCTCCTTTTCGTCGATGAGATTCACCGCTTCAACAAAGCCCAGCAGGATGCCTTTCTTCCCCATGTTGAGAGGGGCGACATCATCCTGATCGGCGCCACCACGGAGAACCCCTCTTTCGAGGTCAACTCCGCCCTCCTCTCCCGCTCCCGGGTTTTCGTTCTGCACCCCCTCGAGGCTGCGGATATCCGGATTCTCCTCGAGAGGGCGATGAATCATCCCAGCGGCCTGGGCGGCCGCGGCCTTGAGGTGGACGACGAGGCCATCGACCGTCTCTCCGCCCAATCCGACGGCGATGCGCGCATCGCCCTCAACACTCTTGAGATAGCGGCCGCCACGGTCGAAGGAAAGACGATTGGCGTGGAAACGGTCCAGGAAGCGCTTCAGAAAAAGGCGCTGCTTTACGACAAGGGAGCCGAGGAGCATTACAACGTCATCAGCGCCTTCATCAAGAGCATGCGAGGCTCCGACCCTGACGGCGCGCTGTACTGGCTGGCGCGGATGATCGAGGCCGGCGAAGATCCCCTGTTCATCGCGCGGCGAATGGTCATTTTCGCCTCCGAGGACGTGGGCAACGCCGATCCCCGGGCCCTGCAGATCGCGGTCGCCGTCCAGCAGGCGGTTCATTTCGTCGGCCTGCCCGAAGGCCGCATCAGCCTCGCCCAGGCGGTCACCTATCTCGCCACCGCCCCCAAGAGCAACGCTTCCTACCTGGGAATCGACGAAGCTCTAAGGGAAGTGCGCAAAAGCGGTGCCTTGCCGGTCCCGCTTCATATCCGCAATGCTCCCACTCGACTGATGAAGGATCTGGGCTACGGAAAGGACTACCGCTACGCCCACGACTACGACGAAGGTTATGTGCCACAGCTCCACCTGCCTGAACGACTGAGGGGCCGGCGCTTCTATCGTCCCACCTCGCACGGTTACGAAAAGATGATCGGCGAGCGTCAGCGCCTCCGGGAAGAGCGGCGCCAGGAAGTGCCCGGCGGCGGCCGTGAACCGGCGGGAGAAGACACGTAAGCCGCATTCTGAGCCAGGGCCCTGCTCTGCTATAGTATTGGCGAACCCCCTTTGCCTTAACCGGTTCTCATCCCTTCAGCCATTGGAATCTTATGCCCGAGTTCGCCTTTCTCCAGGACCTCCTGCTGCTCCTCATCATGGCTCTGGCCAATGCCTGGCTGTTCAGCCGTCTGCGACAGTCGCCGATCATCGGCTATCTGGCCACCGGAATGCTGGTCGGCCCCTACGGCCTGCATCTCGTCCAGGGGATCCACCAAGTCGAGGCCATGGCCGAGATCGGCGTCATCCTCCTTCTCTTTACCATCGGCCTCGAATTCCCCTTTTCACGCATTCTCAAATTAAAGCGGCCGATGCTCATCGGCGGCACGACTCAAGTAGCGGTGAGCGCACTGCTGGTCTATGGCTTCTCCCGGCTGATGGGGATGTCGAACAGCGCCGCCAGTGCGCTTGCCATGGCCCTGGCCCTCTCGTCCACAGCCATCGTCCTCAAACTGCTTCTTGAGCGGGGAGAAATGGACACGGCACAGGGGAAATTGTCCCTGGCCATCCTCCTGTTTCAGGATCTTTGCGTCGTCTTTTTCCTGGTGTTCCTCCCACTTCTGGGCGGTCATGCGGACGGCTTTTCCTGGCTGGCCATTTTTCAGGCGGCTGGACTCATGGCTGGATTGTCACTGTTCGCACGCTTCCTTCTGGAGCCTCTGTTGCGGGGTGTTCTGCGGGTCCGATCTCCCGAGCTCTTTCGTCTCACCCTTCTGGCTCTCGTCCTCGGGACGGCCTGGATCACCTCCCATGCCGGTCTTTCCCTGGCACTGGGGGCCTTTCTTGCCGGGCTGTTTCTCGCCGAGTCGGACTATTCCCACCAGGCCCTTGCCGACATCCTCCCCTTTCGCGACACCTTCCTGGCACTCTTCTTCGTCTCCATGGGGATGCTGGTCGATGTCCGCATCCTGGCCCAGAACTGGCACCTGGTCCTTGGATTCTTTCTCCTTCTTTCTCTGCTGAAGGTCGGAGCCGGCACGGCCGCCGCCCTGCTTGCCGGCAATCCTCTGCGAATCGCCCTTCTGGCCGGTCTGATCCTTTTTCAAGTCGGGGAATTCTCTTTCGTTCTCCTCAAACAGGCACTTGGGCTGGGACTGATCGCTACGGCGCCCTATCAGCTGGCCCTCTCCGTGATCGCCCTTTCGATGGTCGCCACTCCTTTGCTGATGCCGCGGGCTCCTGCGCTGGCCGCCGGCATTGCCGGCTTCCTTGGCCGCCGAACTACGGATCTGGAAGCAGAGACGAAGGAGCGCACGGCGAACCTCGAAGGCCACGTGATCATTGCCGGCTACGGACTTTCGGGGCGCAATGTCGGAAGGGTTCTGCGAGAAATGCAGATCCCCTATCTGTTTATCGAGCTCAACAGCGATTCGGTGCAGACCGGGCGCAAGGCGGGTGAATTTATCGTCTACGGCGATGCCACAGCGGCTGCGGTGCTGGAGGAACTCGGAATCAAAAAGGCCCGGGCAATGGTTCTGGCCATCAACGATCCCGCCGCATTGACCCGGGCTATCCGCATCGGCCGGGAACTCAACCCGGACCTCTACATTCTGGCCCGCACTCGTTATATCGCTGAAATGGACTACTTGCGGGAACTGGGCGCGGATGAAATCATACCGGATGAACTCGAATCAAGCCTGCAACTCTCGGCCTACCTGCTGCAGCGTTTCGGAATCGCCGAGGGGAAAATCATGCTGCACCTGGCGCAATTGCGTCGCGAACATTACAGCCGGCTTCGTCCGGATGGGCTCGGTGAAGATGAAGCTCGACCGCTCTCTGTCCTGGAGGGAGGGCACATCGAATTCCAGGCCGTGCCCGACAACTCTCCCTGCCTGGGACGAAGCCTTGCCGAACTGGCCTTCCGCAGCAGAACCGGAGCCATGGTCATGGGAGTGATCCGCAGCGAGCGGACTCTCTATAACGTACCACCCGATCTCTGCCTGGAGCGGGGGGACACCCTGATGCTGCTCGGCAACGCCGAGGAGATCCGGAGGGCTCGAAACCTTCTGCACGGAGAAATGACCTGAAATCACATCCGAAATCAATTTCTTTATTTTTCAGCCATTTAGGCCTATTTGACAAACCCATTCCCGGTGTTAAAAGTAAGGACGAGCGATGAAAAACATTTCGCCCCTTCGGGGGTGTCGGGTGGTCAAATATTCCTTAAGAAAGGAGCAAAACTAATGAGATATATCCTTCTGACAACAGCCATGACCTTTATCGGGGGGCTCTTTACCGCGGGTCTGGTGCTGGGGGCCGGCGAGGCCCAATATGGCAGCGGTTCACAGATGGAAAAAGAGCATAAGCAGCAGCAGTACGGCGCGCAGGAAGGGCAGCAGCAGCAGCAGCGGATGGCGGGCCAGCAAATTGATAAGAAACAGGTTCAGGAACTGCAGAAGAAGCTGAACGAGGAAGGCTTCAGTGCTGGACCGGTGGATGGCATCATTGGTCCCAAGACCCGAAGCGCCCTCCAGGAATTCCAGAGAGAAGAAGGTCTGGCCGCCTCCGGTCAACCCGACCAGGAAACCCTCGAGGCTCTTGACATCGAGCAGGAGGAATTCTTCGGAGTTTCGCCGGAATTCGGCGAAGAGAAAGAGCAGCAACGTTCAGAGGAACAGATGCAACAGCAGCGCCAACTGGAGCAACAGCAGGAGGAACCATTTCAACAAGAGCGTCAGCCGGGTTCCGGAACCATGGAAAACAAATAACCCGTAACAGCAGGACCACCCTTAAATTTTGCCAGGACGAAAATGTCCTGGCTTTTTTGTGCCCGCCGCCCGACGTCAACCCGTGCAGATCGCCTTTACTCGAAGACCCCGCAATCATGCAATTTTCTAGTGACTCAAAATTTTTATTTCTATTTCAATAACTTAGGACCTGCGTATTTTTCTCTCGCTCTATTGACATCTCTTCGGGCACGGCTAAAGTGATGCCAAAGCGAACCGAGAACAAGCATGGCATTGGGAAGCCGCGGGGCGGTCGCTTTCTGAAAGGAGCTCGACACATGAAAAGATCAGCACTGATAAGCATGGTCGTTGCCATGACCCTTCTAGCCTCCGGAGCTGTATTCGGGATGTCCCACGAGAAGGAAGAGGGAATGGGAGCAACCACCGGAATGCAGCAGTCACAAGTCTCTCAGCAGTCGGACCTGGCTCCCATGGATCAGCTCAGCAATTTCCAGGTCCAGAGCCTCCAGGGTGAAAACCTGGGGCAGGTTCAGGACGTCATCGTCGACCTGAATGAGGGTCGGATCGGGTATGTGGTGATCGGTTCCGGGGAACTGGCGGAGACCCAGAAGTACATCGTTCCCTGGAAAGCTCTGCAGCCGTCAATGGAGCAGAACGCACTGACCCTGACGGTGGATAAGGCGCAACTCATGTCCGCTCCGGAGGGGGATATCCAACAGGCCCTGACACGACAGGAAGGCCAGGAAATTCACCAGTTCTATGGTGTGGCCCCCTACTGGGAGGAAGGAGGAATGGAAGAAGTACATCCCGATCCGTCCCTTCAGCCGCAGCAAGAGCTTCAGCAGCAGGAAATTCCGCGACAGGAACGGCAACAGTTGCCGAAGTGAACCCTCAAGCAGGAAAACATCCGCGCTCCGCCCCGCAACTTGACTGAACGAACAATGGCCGGGCTGTCATCAGCCCGGCCATTATTTTACTCGCTACTCGGATTCCGGTCGCCTCAGCGGGCCCTCAGATCCGACTCAAGCTTAGCCATATGCATCATCTCCCGATCATCGAGAATGGCCCGGGGAACAATCACCGTCACTCCGACCCCTTTCGCCAGCAACTCCAATGCTTCGCTATAAGCCTCGAAGCCGCTTGCGCCGATTGGCGGGGCGGGAATCTCTATTTTCCCCAGTTCGAGAAACTTGATAATCTCATCCAGGTGGGCCATGCCGATGGTCAGAATCGCCCGGGGTTGCGCAATGTTTCCCTGACGGTACTCGCTGTCGATAGCGGCAGGGATGCTCTGCAGAATGGCAGCGGAGCGGCGCTCCTGCAGGTATTCGAGTTCCAGACCAAAAGATTCGAGCAGGTCGCCGCCGTTCTGCAAACCGGTATGAAGGTATTCCCTGACATTCCGATACATCTCTCTGTCTTCGACCTGTTGCAGACCGACGCCGTAATTCCTGTGCAGAAGCAGGTCGGCGTTTACGAAGGTCGACGTGTCGGCCAGGGTTTCTTCCAGCGCCGGGCCGTCGAGTCGGACTGCCGCATCGAGGATTCCCGCTCTGCCCTTCCGGCCGAAGAAGCCCTCTGGAAGAAGGAGTTCGACATGATGCTGCCGGATGAGCCATTCCCCAATCCGGTAGGTCTGTACCTGGGATGGGACGGTATTGACGCCGTTGTTTCCGGTGGAGGAACTGCGATGGCTGTTGCCGATGATATAAACCTGAATGGGGCGCTCAGGATTCTTCTGATAGATGACCTCCCCGAATTCGCTGGGAAGACCGGCATCTGTCAACTCTTGCCGGGCGTCCAGCGACGATGAGGCCGCGAGGGAGGTTCCGCCCCCTGCAATCGTGGCAAGGAGAATCAGGATGAAAGGAAAAATCGGAGATTTTTTGAGGGAAATTGTCATATCTGCAACTCTCTCAGGTTAGGGTTCGGCCATAGAGAGCTGCAGATTCTTTTGGAGATATTGCAGATCATCTCTGGCAAT
This is a stretch of genomic DNA from Desulfuromonas sp. TF. It encodes these proteins:
- a CDS encoding NAD(+)/NADH kinase, which encodes MKRIGIYAKKNHPDAIALAGEITSWLESKGMEVFPEADLAANMEGVRGYPGKSIPAMVDLIIVLGGDGTLISVARQVGNLKTPILGVNLGSLGFLTEVTLDELYPVLEQVVRREFTTTSRMMLEAIVRRGGEEINRYQVLNDVVINKGALARIIDMEAWVDENYLTTFKADGLIIASPTGSTAYNLAAGGPIIYPGLQCLVISPICPHTLTHRPIIVSGGAVIRIEVKFQDEDVVFTADGQVGMPLHGGDVVEVRKSENSTQLVRSPFKDYFQVLRTKLRWGER
- the recN gene encoding DNA repair protein RecN; the encoded protein is MLTDLIITNFAIIDRLHVTFGSGFNILTGETGAGKSIIIDAVGLLLGDRARPDLIRTGEETATVEALLDISHQSGLRRELAEAGFEEGDEMVIKRVVSRSGKNRIYLNGSLATLAQLQGWAGRLMNIYGQHEHQSLQRPDTHLFLLDRFAGLEEVLETYRRHYREARQLTERLKQLEEAERERQQRLDLLTYQSREIAESALRSGEDEELTAERLRLQNVERLAAAARGGYDILYGEEGAVNERVEAVAAGLEGVAAVEPLLGQLAETTRSSLYALEDVAMQLRDYAGRLAFEPGRQNEVEERLALLARLKRKYAPTLEGIIEYQSSIDREIEDLSDLDAARTGVRKKLEEVRAKLVESGTVLSRLRREGGGELCRRVEAELKDLAMPRARFEVRLTPLSEPGSRGLEQGEFFLAPNPGEEPKPLARIASGGELSRIMLALKRAAPEGDTVSTLIFDEVDAGIGGVAATAVGEKLRDVASGRQVLCITHLPQVAAFADRHYRVEKREEDGRTITALTLLSGEERTREMARMLGGARVTERTLEHARELIDLSGRTIAQGEIP
- a CDS encoding peptidoglycan-binding protein, coding for MTNPFPVLKVRTSDEKHFAPSGVSGGQIFLKKGAKLMRYILLTTAMTFIGGLFTAGLVLGAGEAQYGSGSQMEKEHKQQQYGAQEGQQQQQRMAGQQIDKKQVQELQKKLNEEGFSAGPVDGIIGPKTRSALQEFQREEGLAASGQPDQETLEALDIEQEEFFGVSPEFGEEKEQQRSEEQMQQQRQLEQQQEEPFQQERQPGSGTMENK
- a CDS encoding PRC-barrel domain-containing protein; this encodes MKRSALISMVVAMTLLASGAVFGMSHEKEEGMGATTGMQQSQVSQQSDLAPMDQLSNFQVQSLQGENLGQVQDVIVDLNEGRIGYVVIGSGELAETQKYIVPWKALQPSMEQNALTLTVDKAQLMSAPEGDIQQALTRQEGQEIHQFYGVAPYWEEGGMEEVHPDPSLQPQQELQQQEIPRQERQQLPK
- a CDS encoding monovalent cation:proton antiporter family protein produces the protein MPEFAFLQDLLLLLIMALANAWLFSRLRQSPIIGYLATGMLVGPYGLHLVQGIHQVEAMAEIGVILLLFTIGLEFPFSRILKLKRPMLIGGTTQVAVSALLVYGFSRLMGMSNSAASALAMALALSSTAIVLKLLLERGEMDTAQGKLSLAILLFQDLCVVFFLVFLPLLGGHADGFSWLAIFQAAGLMAGLSLFARFLLEPLLRGVLRVRSPELFRLTLLALVLGTAWITSHAGLSLALGAFLAGLFLAESDYSHQALADILPFRDTFLALFFVSMGMLVDVRILAQNWHLVLGFFLLLSLLKVGAGTAAALLAGNPLRIALLAGLILFQVGEFSFVLLKQALGLGLIATAPYQLALSVIALSMVATPLLMPRAPALAAGIAGFLGRRTTDLEAETKERTANLEGHVIIAGYGLSGRNVGRVLREMQIPYLFIELNSDSVQTGRKAGEFIVYGDATAAAVLEELGIKKARAMVLAINDPAALTRAIRIGRELNPDLYILARTRYIAEMDYLRELGADEIIPDELESSLQLSAYLLQRFGIAEGKIMLHLAQLRREHYSRLRPDGLGEDEARPLSVLEGGHIEFQAVPDNSPCLGRSLAELAFRSRTGAMVMGVIRSERTLYNVPPDLCLERGDTLMLLGNAEEIRRARNLLHGEMT
- a CDS encoding replication-associated recombination protein A, with protein sequence MDLFEQSSSPREDAPLAERMRPRTLDEVVGQRHLLGEGKLLRRLIETDQLSSVIFWGPPGTGKTTLAQVIAASTRSRFVSFSAVMQGVKEIREMVAKAREERAFHGRKTLLFVDEIHRFNKAQQDAFLPHVERGDIILIGATTENPSFEVNSALLSRSRVFVLHPLEAADIRILLERAMNHPSGLGGRGLEVDDEAIDRLSAQSDGDARIALNTLEIAAATVEGKTIGVETVQEALQKKALLYDKGAEEHYNVISAFIKSMRGSDPDGALYWLARMIEAGEDPLFIARRMVIFASEDVGNADPRALQIAVAVQQAVHFVGLPEGRISLAQAVTYLATAPKSNASYLGIDEALREVRKSGALPVPLHIRNAPTRLMKDLGYGKDYRYAHDYDEGYVPQLHLPERLRGRRFYRPTSHGYEKMIGERQRLREERRQEVPGGGREPAGEDT